From Pseudomonas poae, the proteins below share one genomic window:
- a CDS encoding sigma-54 dependent transcriptional regulator translates to MSIDNQIQVVLIDDDPHLRQALCQTLDLAGLKVLTLGEATGLTARLSRDWAGVVVSDIRMPGMDGLELLAELHGQDPELPVLLITGHGDVPLAVQAMRAGAYDFLEKPFASDALLDSVRRALALRRLVLDNRSLRLALSDRQQLSTRLVGHSPQMLRLREQIGALAATRADVLILGETGAGKEVVARALHDLSSRRSGPFVAINAGALAESVVESELFGHEPGAFTGAQKRRIGKFEFANGGTLFLDEIESMSLDVQVKLLRLLQERVVERLGGNQLIPLDIRIIAATKEDLRQSADQGRFRADLYYRLNVAPLRIPPLRERGEDALMLFQHFADEASSRHGLPLHELQPGQRALLLRHSWPGNVRELQNAAERFALGLELALDNTQDNPAAGVLTSTPGGLSEQVEQFEKSLIAAELTRPHSSMRSLAEALGVPRKTLHDKLRKHGLNFADSGNHSTDDE, encoded by the coding sequence ATGAGTATCGATAACCAGATTCAGGTGGTGTTGATCGACGACGATCCGCATCTGCGTCAGGCCCTGTGCCAGACCCTGGACCTGGCCGGGCTGAAAGTCCTGACCCTGGGCGAAGCCACCGGCCTTACTGCGCGCCTGTCCCGCGATTGGGCGGGCGTGGTGGTCAGCGATATCCGCATGCCGGGCATGGACGGCCTGGAGCTGCTGGCCGAACTGCACGGCCAGGACCCGGAACTGCCGGTGCTGTTGATCACCGGTCACGGCGATGTGCCGTTGGCGGTGCAGGCAATGCGCGCCGGCGCGTATGACTTCCTGGAAAAACCCTTTGCCAGCGACGCGCTGCTCGACAGTGTGCGCCGCGCCCTGGCCCTGCGCCGCCTGGTGCTGGACAACCGCAGCCTGCGCCTGGCCCTGAGCGACCGCCAGCAACTGAGCACGCGCCTGGTGGGCCACTCGCCGCAAATGCTGCGCCTGCGTGAGCAGATCGGCGCGCTGGCGGCGACCAGGGCTGATGTGCTGATCCTCGGCGAAACCGGCGCCGGCAAAGAAGTCGTCGCCCGTGCGCTGCATGACCTGTCGAGCCGACGCAGCGGGCCGTTTGTGGCGATCAACGCCGGCGCCCTGGCCGAGTCGGTGGTGGAAAGCGAGCTGTTCGGCCATGAGCCGGGCGCTTTCACCGGCGCGCAGAAGCGCCGTATCGGCAAGTTCGAATTCGCCAACGGCGGCACGCTGTTTCTCGATGAAATCGAAAGCATGAGCCTGGACGTGCAGGTCAAGCTGCTGCGCCTGCTGCAAGAGCGAGTGGTGGAGCGCCTGGGCGGCAATCAGCTGATTCCGCTGGATATCCGCATCATCGCCGCCACTAAGGAAGACCTGCGCCAGTCCGCCGACCAGGGCCGCTTCCGTGCTGACCTGTATTACCGCCTCAACGTTGCGCCGCTGCGCATTCCGCCACTGCGCGAACGCGGTGAGGACGCGCTGATGCTGTTCCAGCATTTTGCCGATGAAGCCAGCAGCCGCCACGGCCTGCCGCTGCACGAACTGCAGCCGGGGCAACGTGCGCTGCTGCTGCGCCACAGCTGGCCGGGCAATGTGCGCGAGTTGCAGAACGCCGCCGAACGCTTTGCCCTGGGCCTGGAACTGGCGCTGGACAACACGCAGGATAACCCCGCAGCGGGCGTGCTGACCTCCACCCCGGGCGGCTTGAGCGAGCAAGTCGAACAGTTCGAAAAGAGCCTGATCGCCGCCGAACTCACCCGCCCCCACAGCTCCATGCGCAGCCTGGCCGAAGCCCTGGGTGTGCCGCGCAAGACCTTGCACGACAAATTGCGCAAGCACGGCCTGAACTTCGCCGACAGCGGCAACCACAGCACCGACGACGAATGA
- the rfbB gene encoding dTDP-glucose 4,6-dehydratase yields the protein MRILITGGAGFIGSALIRHLIQHTEHEVLNLDKLTYAGNLESLTSIASNSRYEFVQADIIDQATVSAVLARFEPQAIMHLAAESHVDRSIDGPSDFIQTNIVGTYSLLEATRAYWLTLDESARQAFRFHHISTDEVYGDLHGVDDLFTETTPYAPSSPYSASKAASDHLVRAWHRTYGLPVLLTNCSNNYGAFHFPEKLIPLVILNALAGKPLPVYGDGLQVRDWLFVEDHARALLKVVTQGVVGETYNIGGHNEQKNIDVVRGICGLLEELAPQRPATVEKFTDLITFVKDRPGHDQRYAIDASKIERELGWVPEETFETGLRKTVQWYLDNLQWCRRVQDGSYQGERLGNTDMKDLIA from the coding sequence ATGCGCATTCTCATCACTGGTGGCGCTGGATTTATCGGCTCAGCCCTTATCCGTCACCTGATTCAGCACACCGAGCACGAAGTGCTCAACCTGGACAAGCTCACCTATGCTGGCAACCTGGAATCACTGACCAGCATCGCGTCCAATAGCCGTTATGAGTTCGTTCAGGCCGATATCATCGACCAGGCCACCGTCAGCGCCGTGCTGGCGCGCTTCGAGCCCCAGGCGATCATGCACCTGGCAGCGGAGTCCCATGTCGACCGTTCGATTGACGGCCCGTCGGATTTTATCCAGACCAACATCGTCGGCACCTACAGCCTGCTGGAAGCCACTCGCGCCTACTGGCTCACGCTGGATGAGTCGGCCAGGCAAGCCTTCCGCTTCCACCATATTTCTACCGACGAGGTGTATGGCGACCTGCACGGCGTTGACGACCTGTTCACCGAGACCACGCCCTACGCGCCCAGCTCGCCCTATTCCGCGAGCAAAGCGGCGTCCGATCACCTGGTGCGCGCATGGCATCGCACCTACGGCTTGCCAGTCCTGCTGACCAACTGTTCGAACAACTACGGGGCCTTCCATTTTCCCGAGAAGTTGATCCCGCTGGTCATCCTCAATGCACTCGCGGGTAAGCCGTTGCCGGTCTACGGTGATGGTTTGCAGGTACGCGACTGGCTGTTCGTGGAGGACCATGCACGTGCGCTGCTGAAAGTGGTCACCCAGGGCGTAGTCGGCGAGACGTACAACATTGGCGGCCACAACGAGCAGAAAAACATCGACGTGGTCAGAGGCATTTGCGGCCTGCTGGAAGAGCTGGCACCGCAACGCCCAGCCACGGTCGAAAAATTCACTGACCTGATCACGTTCGTCAAAGATCGCCCGGGCCATGATCAGCGCTACGCGATCGACGCCAGCAAGATAGAACGCGAACTGGGCTGGGTCCCCGAAGAAACCTTCGAAACCGGCCTGCGCAAGACCGTGCAGTGGTACCTCGATAACCTGCAATGGTGCCGCAGGGTCCAGGACGGCAGCTATCAAGGTGAACGACTTGGCAATACCGACATGAAGGATCTGATTGCATGA
- the rfbA gene encoding glucose-1-phosphate thymidylyltransferase RfbA: MMKGIVLAGGSGTRLHPITLGVSKQLLPVYDKPMIYYPVSVLMLAGIKDILVISTPVDLPQYRNLLGDGSQFGVRFSYAEQPSPDGLAQAFIIGEEFIGDDPVCLILGDNIFHGQHFSDQLRTAAERTSGATVFGYRVKDPERFGVIDFDKNGRALSIEEKPAKPKSAYAVTGLYFYDNDVIRIAHEVKPSPRGELEITDVNNAYLERGDLHVECFGRGFAWLDTGTHDSLLEASTYVQTIEHRQGLKVACLEEIAYENGWIDRDHLLERAKYFGKTGYGQYLYSLAGDHP; the protein is encoded by the coding sequence ATGATGAAGGGAATCGTATTGGCCGGTGGCTCCGGAACCCGCTTGCACCCCATTACCCTGGGCGTGTCCAAACAACTGCTGCCGGTGTATGACAAACCGATGATCTATTACCCGGTGTCGGTGCTGATGCTGGCGGGGATCAAAGACATCCTGGTGATTTCCACCCCGGTGGACTTGCCGCAATACCGCAACTTGCTCGGCGATGGCAGCCAGTTTGGCGTGCGTTTCAGCTATGCCGAACAGCCTTCGCCGGATGGCTTGGCCCAGGCGTTTATCATTGGCGAAGAATTTATCGGGGATGATCCGGTTTGCCTGATCCTGGGCGATAACATTTTCCACGGCCAACATTTCAGCGACCAGTTGCGCACCGCAGCCGAACGCACCTCAGGCGCTACCGTCTTCGGCTACAGGGTCAAGGACCCTGAGCGTTTTGGGGTAATCGACTTCGACAAAAACGGCCGCGCCTTGTCCATCGAAGAAAAACCGGCCAAGCCCAAATCGGCCTACGCCGTAACCGGCCTGTATTTCTACGACAACGACGTGATCCGGATCGCACACGAGGTCAAACCTTCGCCGCGTGGCGAGCTGGAAATTACCGACGTCAACAACGCCTATCTCGAGCGTGGCGACTTGCATGTGGAGTGTTTCGGCCGTGGCTTTGCCTGGCTCGACACGGGTACCCATGACAGCCTGCTGGAAGCCTCAACCTATGTGCAAACCATCGAGCACCGCCAGGGGCTGAAGGTGGCGTGCCTGGAAGAGATCGCTTACGAAAATGGCTGGATCGACCGCGACCACCTGCTTGAACGCGCCAAGTACTTCGGCAAAACCGGCTATGGCCAATACCTGTATTCGTTGGCTGGAGACCACCCGTGA
- a CDS encoding ATP-binding protein, producing the protein MTPPLPRRPRWRSLALLALCLAPLLWPLEHLAERYYRSELAGQNRQTLDLYVANLLGTLHRYEVLPQILGDLPALRTALDAPQVSTNLVNANLLLKDVAAQAGVEVMYLMDTTGKTLAASNWDKQDSFVGRNFSFRPYFSEAMAGRLGRFFGLGTTSAKRGYFFAAAVRDGDKVIGVLVVKVDLDHTESLWGNTPEQLLVTDHNGVVILTSRPQWRFRATRPLTAAERQAIIAIQPYPTRDPQPLALSSTAWLRQSTAIAETGWNVEILAPRSLISRPVRTVVAVGGATLLVLMLLLGLMMQRRRHYLDRIAFEAKARRELEARVVERTSDLEGLNRRLKQEVLEREHAQQELVRAQDDLVQAGKLSALGTMSASISHELNQPLAAIRSYAENAEILLDHERTSDARGNLKLISELTGRMASIIAHLRAFARRDRHAPESVALQPALDDALALLAKRRRAMEVELIRDLPEATLWVQAGETRLRQVLGNLLANALDALTEKGPPRKLWLSAQTTEQGVNLYIRDNGPGFCMEALGRASEPFYTTKTRTQGLGLGLAICDTLMRAFGGELLFANHKEGGALLTLKLRAGSPGVSLQPSEDRSV; encoded by the coding sequence ATGACTCCACCCCTTCCGCGAAGACCCCGCTGGCGCAGCCTCGCCCTGTTGGCGTTGTGCCTGGCACCGCTGCTGTGGCCGCTGGAGCACCTGGCCGAGCGCTATTACCGCAGCGAACTGGCCGGGCAAAACCGCCAAACCCTCGACCTGTACGTGGCCAACCTGCTGGGTACGCTGCATCGCTATGAAGTGCTGCCGCAGATCCTCGGCGACCTGCCGGCCTTGCGCACGGCACTCGATGCACCACAGGTGAGCACCAACCTGGTCAACGCCAACCTGCTGCTCAAGGACGTCGCCGCCCAGGCCGGGGTGGAAGTGATGTACCTGATGGACACCACCGGCAAGACTCTCGCCGCGTCCAACTGGGACAAACAGGACAGCTTCGTCGGCCGCAATTTCTCGTTCCGACCGTATTTCAGCGAGGCCATGGCCGGGCGTTTGGGGCGGTTCTTCGGCCTGGGCACCACCTCGGCCAAGCGCGGATACTTCTTCGCCGCCGCCGTGCGCGATGGCGATAAAGTCATCGGCGTGCTGGTGGTGAAGGTCGACCTGGATCACACCGAAAGCCTGTGGGGCAACACCCCGGAACAACTGCTGGTGACTGACCACAACGGCGTGGTGATCCTGACGTCGCGCCCGCAATGGCGGTTCCGCGCCACGCGGCCACTGACCGCCGCAGAACGCCAGGCGATCATTGCCATCCAGCCTTACCCAACCCGCGACCCGCAGCCGCTGGCCCTCAGCAGCACGGCATGGCTACGCCAATCCACGGCCATCGCGGAGACCGGCTGGAACGTGGAAATCCTCGCCCCACGCTCGCTGATCAGCCGCCCGGTGCGCACGGTGGTCGCGGTGGGTGGCGCCACGCTGCTGGTATTGATGCTGTTGCTGGGCCTGATGATGCAACGCCGCCGCCATTACCTGGACCGCATCGCCTTCGAAGCCAAGGCGCGCCGCGAGCTGGAAGCCCGCGTGGTCGAACGCACCAGTGACCTGGAGGGCCTCAACCGACGCCTGAAACAGGAAGTGCTGGAGCGCGAGCACGCCCAGCAGGAACTGGTGCGCGCTCAGGATGACCTGGTGCAGGCGGGCAAACTGTCGGCGCTGGGCACCATGTCGGCGAGCATCAGCCACGAGCTCAATCAACCGTTGGCGGCGATTCGCAGCTATGCGGAAAACGCCGAGATCCTGCTCGACCACGAACGCACCAGTGATGCCCGCGGCAATCTCAAGCTGATCAGCGAACTGACCGGGCGCATGGCCTCGATCATCGCGCACTTGCGCGCCTTCGCTCGCCGTGACCGGCATGCCCCCGAGAGCGTGGCCCTGCAACCGGCGCTCGACGATGCGCTGGCCTTGCTGGCCAAGCGGCGGCGGGCGATGGAAGTCGAGCTGATCCGCGATCTGCCGGAAGCGACCCTGTGGGTGCAAGCCGGCGAAACCCGTTTGCGCCAGGTGCTCGGCAACCTGTTGGCCAACGCCCTCGACGCCCTCACCGAAAAAGGCCCGCCGCGCAAACTCTGGTTGAGTGCCCAAACCACTGAACAGGGCGTCAACCTGTACATTCGCGACAACGGCCCGGGGTTTTGCATGGAAGCCCTGGGCCGCGCCAGCGAGCCGTTCTACACCACCAAGACCCGCACCCAGGGCCTGGGGTTGGGCCTGGCGATCTGTGACACCCTGATGCGTGCCTTTGGCGGCGAACTGCTGTTCGCCAACCACAAGGAAGGTGGCGCGCTGTTAACCCTGAAATTGCGTGCCGGCTCGCCGGGCGTCAGTCTGCAACCGTCCGAGGACCGCAGTGTATGA
- the yrfG gene encoding GMP/IMP nucleotidase has protein sequence MPSLPWHAIDTVLLDMDGTLLDLHFDNHFWMEHLPQRYAELHGVSRAMAEMELQPLFERNAGQLQWYCLDFWSTELNLPVRELKLETAHLIALRPDADTFLAAIKQAGKRVILITNAHRDSLSLKLERIELAPYFERLISSHDYGFAKENPQFWDALQADIAFDPARSLFIDDTLPILRSAREFGVGHLLAVKEPDSRKGPKDTAEFAAVEDYRDLIAGL, from the coding sequence ATGCCCTCTTTGCCCTGGCACGCCATCGATACTGTCCTGCTGGACATGGACGGCACCTTGCTCGACCTGCATTTCGACAACCACTTCTGGATGGAGCACCTGCCCCAGCGCTACGCTGAGCTGCACGGGGTGAGCCGGGCCATGGCCGAGATGGAGTTGCAGCCTCTGTTCGAGCGTAACGCCGGACAGTTGCAATGGTATTGCCTGGATTTCTGGAGCACCGAGCTGAATCTCCCGGTGCGCGAGCTCAAGCTGGAAACCGCCCACCTGATCGCCCTGCGCCCGGATGCCGATACCTTCCTGGCGGCGATCAAACAGGCCGGCAAGCGAGTGATCCTGATCACCAATGCTCACCGTGATTCGCTGTCATTGAAGTTGGAACGCATCGAACTGGCGCCGTATTTCGAGCGGTTGATCAGCTCCCACGACTACGGTTTCGCCAAGGAAAACCCGCAGTTCTGGGATGCCCTGCAAGCTGACATCGCCTTCGACCCGGCCCGCAGCCTGTTTATCGACGACACCTTGCCGATCCTGCGCAGCGCCCGGGAGTTTGGGGTGGGGCATTTGTTGGCGGTGAAAGAGCCGGACAGTCGCAAAGGGCCCAAAGACACCGCAGAATTTGCAGCAGTTGAAGACTACCGCGACCTAATTGCCGGTCTCTGA
- the rfbC gene encoding dTDP-4-dehydrorhamnose 3,5-epimerase translates to MNVIETALPGVLIIEPKVFGDERGFFYESFNARAFEEATGLKRDFVQDNHSRSQKGVLRGLHYQLEHTQGKLVRVTAGEVLDVAVDIRRSSPNFGQWVGVRLSAHNHRQLWVPEGFAHGFVVLSDYAEFLYKTTDYYQPSAERSILWNDPTLAIDWELTEPPQLSTKDQAGKLLMEADLFP, encoded by the coding sequence GTGAACGTCATTGAAACTGCATTGCCTGGCGTGCTGATCATCGAGCCCAAGGTATTTGGTGATGAGCGCGGGTTTTTCTACGAAAGCTTCAACGCCCGTGCCTTTGAAGAGGCCACCGGGCTCAAGCGCGACTTCGTGCAGGACAACCATTCGCGCTCGCAAAAAGGCGTGCTGCGCGGCCTGCATTACCAACTGGAACACACCCAGGGCAAGCTGGTGCGCGTAACGGCCGGCGAAGTATTGGACGTTGCCGTGGATATCCGCCGTAGCTCGCCAAATTTCGGCCAATGGGTGGGCGTTCGCCTCTCGGCACACAACCATCGCCAGTTGTGGGTGCCGGAAGGCTTTGCCCATGGGTTTGTGGTGCTCAGCGATTACGCAGAGTTCCTGTACAAGACCACCGATTACTACCAGCCGAGCGCCGAGCGCAGCATCCTGTGGAATGACCCGACGCTGGCGATCGACTGGGAACTCACTGAGCCGCCGCAACTGTCCACCAAGGATCAGGCCGGCAAGCTGCTGATGGAAGCCGACCTGTTCCCATGA
- the fdhD gene encoding formate dehydrogenase accessory sulfurtransferase FdhD codes for MNAKRPVCAAPASVMPAPAASQSYQFCNLEHTEVASTALAEEVALAIAYNDISQAVMLVTPTDLEDFIVGFSIGSGIIADVSDIYDLKLSGSGSAQYAQVQISSRAFWNLKQQRRQLTGTSGCGLCGVEAVEQALPDLQVLPGAPLPPAEWLDGLRQRISAFQPLGQYSGAVHAAVFMNSQGELLMGREDIGRHNALDKLIGALIRQKIPTDGGLAIVTSRCSLELIQKVLRAGIQTLVSLSSPTGLALQWARRHNLNLIHLPQKSAPRVYSPAMEYQP; via the coding sequence ATGAACGCCAAGCGCCCAGTCTGCGCGGCGCCAGCCTCTGTAATGCCCGCGCCCGCCGCCAGCCAGAGCTACCAGTTTTGCAATCTCGAACACACTGAAGTCGCCAGCACCGCGTTGGCCGAAGAAGTGGCGTTGGCGATTGCCTATAACGATATCAGCCAGGCAGTCATGCTGGTGACGCCGACGGACCTGGAAGACTTCATCGTAGGTTTTAGCATCGGCAGCGGCATTATCGCCGACGTTAGCGACATATATGATCTGAAACTCAGCGGTTCGGGTTCGGCCCAATACGCACAGGTACAGATTTCCAGCCGCGCCTTCTGGAACCTCAAACAGCAGCGCCGCCAGTTGACCGGCACCAGCGGCTGCGGTTTGTGCGGCGTAGAAGCCGTCGAGCAAGCCTTGCCGGACCTTCAGGTGCTGCCCGGCGCGCCCTTGCCGCCTGCCGAGTGGCTCGATGGCCTGCGCCAGCGCATCAGCGCATTCCAGCCTCTGGGCCAGTACAGCGGCGCAGTGCATGCGGCAGTATTTATGAATAGCCAGGGCGAGTTGCTGATGGGTCGCGAAGACATCGGCCGGCATAACGCCCTCGATAAATTGATCGGCGCATTGATCCGCCAAAAGATTCCGACTGACGGCGGCCTGGCGATTGTCACCAGCCGCTGCAGTCTTGAACTGATCCAGAAAGTCCTGCGCGCGGGCATCCAGACTCTCGTCAGCCTCTCGTCACCCACCGGCCTGGCCCTGCAATGGGCGCGTCGACACAATCTCAATCTTATCCACCTGCCGCAGAAAAGCGCGCCGCGGGTCTATAGCCCTGCGATGGAGTATCAGCCATGA
- the rfbD gene encoding dTDP-4-dehydrorhamnose reductase codes for MTRPLKILITGQHGQVSRELQHRLRDLGELIVLGRDQLDLANPDQIRQQVRAHCPGLIINAAAHTAVDQAESEPDVAFAINAIAPGILAEEAKALGIPLIHYSTDYVFDGSKPAPYTEADTPNPLGVYGQSKLAGEQAIAAVGGEYLVLRTSWVYSGHGKNFLLTMQRLLQEKPQMRIVVDQIGAPTWAGTIANSTRALIERWQAGQVGDWGVYHLTAQGETSWFGFAEAIGEHLRADGKACAELEAIPSSAYPTPARRPLNSRLDCRRLQQQWQVSQPQWQDALRECLAEQH; via the coding sequence ATGACCCGCCCTCTGAAAATCCTGATTACCGGCCAACACGGGCAAGTCTCCCGCGAGCTGCAACACCGCCTGCGGGACCTGGGCGAACTCATCGTGCTGGGCCGCGACCAACTGGACCTGGCCAACCCCGACCAGATCCGCCAGCAAGTCCGCGCCCACTGCCCCGGCCTGATCATCAACGCCGCCGCCCATACCGCCGTCGATCAAGCCGAAAGCGAGCCGGACGTGGCCTTTGCCATCAACGCGATTGCCCCCGGCATCCTGGCCGAAGAGGCCAAGGCGCTGGGCATCCCATTGATCCACTACTCCACCGACTATGTGTTCGACGGCAGCAAGCCCGCGCCTTACACCGAAGCCGACACGCCGAACCCATTGGGTGTGTACGGCCAGAGCAAGCTCGCCGGTGAACAAGCGATTGCCGCAGTGGGCGGCGAGTATCTGGTCCTGCGCACCAGTTGGGTCTACTCCGGCCACGGCAAGAATTTCCTGCTGACCATGCAGCGTCTGCTGCAAGAGAAGCCGCAGATGCGCATCGTCGTCGACCAGATCGGTGCGCCGACCTGGGCCGGCACCATCGCCAACAGCACGCGCGCCTTGATCGAACGTTGGCAGGCGGGTCAAGTGGGCGACTGGGGCGTATACCACCTGACGGCCCAGGGCGAAACCTCGTGGTTCGGCTTTGCCGAGGCGATAGGTGAACACCTGCGTGCCGACGGCAAAGCCTGCGCCGAGCTGGAAGCGATCCCCTCCAGCGCCTACCCGACGCCCGCCAGGCGCCCGCTCAACTCGCGCCTGGATTGCCGTCGCCTGCAGCAGCAATGGCAGGTCAGCCAGCCGCAGTGGCAAGACGCATTGCGCGAGTGTCTTGCCGAGCAGCACTAG
- the cysQ gene encoding 3'(2'),5'-bisphosphate nucleotidase CysQ, which yields MSELFLGHPFIAPVIELARQAGEVILPYWRADVAVTSKADDSPVTAADLAAHHLILAGLTALDPSIPVLSEEDADIDQSVRAGWQRWWLVDPLDGTKEFIAGSEEFTVNIALIEQGRVVFGVVSMPTNGRCYFGGAGLGAWRSDVNEAPKQIQVRETPAAGESFTVVASRRHTSPEQERLLDGLSEGLGALKLANIGSSLKFCLLAEGSADCYPRLAPTSQWDTAAAQGVLEGAGGEVVELSGEPFSYPARESLLNPFFLALPAKAAWRERLLTLARS from the coding sequence ATGAGCGAACTGTTTTTAGGCCACCCGTTTATTGCCCCCGTGATCGAGCTGGCTCGCCAGGCGGGTGAAGTGATTCTGCCGTACTGGCGTGCGGATGTGGCGGTGACGTCCAAGGCTGATGATTCGCCGGTGACGGCGGCGGATTTGGCCGCTCATCACCTGATTCTCGCCGGCCTGACGGCACTGGACCCGAGTATCCCGGTATTGTCCGAGGAAGACGCCGATATCGACCAGAGCGTGCGCGCCGGTTGGCAGCGCTGGTGGCTGGTGGATCCGCTGGATGGCACCAAGGAATTTATTGCCGGCAGCGAAGAGTTCACCGTGAATATCGCCCTGATCGAGCAGGGTCGCGTGGTGTTCGGCGTGGTATCCATGCCCACCAATGGCCGTTGCTACTTTGGCGGTGCCGGCCTGGGCGCATGGCGTTCCGATGTGAACGAGGCGCCCAAGCAGATCCAGGTGCGCGAGACGCCGGCAGCGGGCGAGTCGTTTACCGTGGTGGCCAGCCGTCGGCATACCAGCCCCGAGCAGGAGCGTTTGCTGGACGGGTTGAGTGAAGGGTTGGGCGCGTTGAAACTGGCGAATATCGGCAGCTCGTTGAAATTCTGCCTGTTGGCTGAGGGCAGCGCCGATTGCTACCCGCGCCTGGCGCCGACCTCGCAGTGGGACACCGCTGCGGCCCAGGGCGTATTGGAAGGAGCGGGCGGTGAGGTGGTGGAGTTGAGCGGTGAGCCGTTCAGCTACCCGGCGCGGGAATCCTTGCTGAATCCGTTCTTTTTAGCGTTGCCGGCCAAGGCTGCGTGGCGTGAACGGTTGCTGACGTTAGCTAGATCTTAG
- the nudE gene encoding ADP compounds hydrolase NudE — protein MRQKPTVLAREIVASSRLFRVEEVQLRFSNGVERTYERLVGRGAGYGAVMIVAMIDDDHALLVEEYCGGTDEYELSLPKGLIEPGEDVLAAADRELKEEAGYGARQLEHLTELSLSPGYMSQKIQVVLATDLYEERLEGDEPEPMRVDRVNLRELSQLAQNEQFSEGRALAALYLVRDLLIQRGAFIA, from the coding sequence ATGCGCCAGAAACCCACCGTCCTCGCCCGCGAAATAGTCGCCAGTAGCCGTTTGTTCCGCGTGGAGGAAGTGCAATTGCGCTTTTCCAATGGCGTTGAACGGACCTACGAGCGCCTGGTAGGGCGCGGTGCCGGCTATGGCGCGGTGATGATCGTGGCGATGATCGACGACGACCATGCGTTGCTGGTGGAAGAGTACTGCGGCGGGACGGACGAATATGAATTGTCTTTGCCCAAAGGCTTGATCGAGCCTGGCGAGGATGTACTGGCGGCGGCGGACCGCGAGCTCAAGGAAGAGGCGGGCTACGGCGCACGTCAGTTGGAACACCTCACTGAGCTTTCGCTGTCTCCCGGCTATATGAGCCAGAAAATCCAGGTGGTGCTCGCCACCGACCTCTATGAAGAACGCCTGGAAGGCGATGAGCCTGAACCGATGCGCGTGGACAGGGTCAACCTGCGTGAGTTGTCGCAACTGGCGCAAAACGAGCAATTCAGCGAAGGCCGGGCATTGGCCGCGCTGTATCTGGTACGAGATTTGTTGATTCAGCGTGGAGCGTTTATCGCATGA
- a CDS encoding YiiD C-terminal domain-containing protein, with the protein MSRDSRYLESILHHDIPLTREMGLKVLDWQHGQLQLHLPLQANINHKSTMFGGSLYCGAVLAGWGWLHLKLREEGVEDGHIVIQEGQISYPLPVTQDATVVCAAPDEKVWKRFLATYKRYGRARLALQTWIVNAGSEEKAVTFTGQYVLHR; encoded by the coding sequence ATGAGCCGCGACAGCCGTTACCTGGAATCCATCCTTCACCACGACATCCCCCTCACCCGGGAAATGGGCCTCAAGGTGCTCGACTGGCAGCACGGCCAATTGCAGCTGCACTTGCCGCTGCAAGCCAATATCAACCACAAGAGCACCATGTTCGGCGGCAGCCTCTACTGCGGCGCGGTGCTGGCGGGCTGGGGCTGGTTGCATCTGAAACTGCGCGAAGAAGGGGTTGAAGACGGGCATATCGTGATTCAGGAAGGGCAGATCAGTTACCCGCTGCCGGTGACGCAGGACGCGACGGTGGTGTGCGCGGCACCGGATGAGAAAGTCTGGAAGCGCTTTTTGGCGACGTACAAACGTTATGGGCGGGCGCGGTTGGCGCTGCAGACGTGGATTGTGAATGCGGGGAGTGAAGAAAAAGCCGTGACGTTTACCGGCCAGTACGTTTTGCACCGCTAG
- the lysM gene encoding peptidoglycan-binding protein LysM, whose amino-acid sequence MSLFSFVKEAGEKLIDLLTPGNANAGEQLKEHVQKVGLGNPNVQTTVDGDKVTVTGEVATQEEKEKILLALGNIAGVASVDDQITVTGPAVAAARFVVVKKGDTLSAISLTVYGNANQYNKIFEANKPLLSHPDKIYPGQTLRIPE is encoded by the coding sequence ATGAGTCTTTTTAGTTTTGTTAAGGAAGCAGGCGAGAAATTGATCGATCTGTTGACGCCGGGTAATGCGAATGCGGGAGAGCAGTTGAAGGAGCACGTGCAAAAAGTGGGTCTGGGGAATCCGAATGTACAGACCACGGTTGATGGCGACAAAGTGACTGTGACTGGCGAAGTCGCCACCCAGGAAGAGAAAGAAAAGATCCTGCTGGCGCTGGGCAATATTGCTGGTGTGGCCAGTGTGGATGATCAGATCACCGTCACCGGCCCGGCAGTGGCCGCTGCTCGTTTTGTTGTGGTGAAAAAGGGCGACACCCTCAGCGCGATTTCCCTGACGGTTTACGGTAACGCCAACCAGTACAACAAGATTTTCGAGGCCAACAAGCCGCTGCTGTCGCACCCGGATAAAATTTACCCAGGGCAGACGCTGCGTATCCCTGAGTAA